The Panicum hallii strain FIL2 chromosome 5, PHallii_v3.1, whole genome shotgun sequence genome contains the following window.
gagaagaacTAGCGGTCAAATAGATCAAGACCGGCCGGGCAGCAAGAGATCACTACTCCGGACTCAGGCAGCCGATTATTGCTGCTGTTATTTGTTCCGATTAATTGTTGTTTGTCGAAAAGTTGGTCAATTACTCATTGTTTCAATTGACAATGTCATGTGGGCCGTGTATTAGTACAAGCTTGGAGATCATAATTGTCTAAAAATTCTTCCCCTTTTTGAATCGAAGGATGCATGGGTAATTATATATATACAAGTGGATTCTTGACAGTTTAATTAGTTTTGTCGTGGACTCAAGCATCTTCATTCGGTACAATGATGAAAAAAAGTCAAATATGACTGCTCCTGAGAGCCGCTGAAAGCCTGGGGTTTTGCCGATATACACTCAAATTGACGAAGGAATCCAAAAAATACTCAAAGTATGTGTAACAGATCTACTATTTTGACCAGAATTTGAAAAACTCATGCAAATTTGACTAGTGTTTTAAGCAAAATCTGAACACAGAGTCCCCTATTAAAAAATCAGCTGTTCGTAGCGCCTAATTTCAACGATACTAAAGTAATAATGCGCAGCTGAAATGGGCCGCTATTTATGTACGGACACCCTGCTGATCAGTTCATATATCCTATTTCAGAATGCTACTCCTGAACTTATATTGATAAACTGTGAGTATATTGCAAGTTCAGTATTGTCTTGAACAAAGTAGTTCCATGACAAGCTCACTGTAAGGAACATGATCGTATTAGACCATAATTATAATTTTGGTGATCGTGTGACGATATAGTTAATGGGATTAACGAGTTTCTGAGCTCAAGTTCGTAGGATTTCTAGATTCTatggatggagtccaatccATATAGAAGATGATCCAAATCACTGTCAAAATGACAACCGCCATAATTTGGACAAGGTTCAGCATTATTACATGCGTCAGTTAAACCGACGGCATGAAATCGGTATTTTGATGAGTTGATATGGCGATCAAGTGAAGAAATCACagtagcaccggttgaaccgacgctatAACAATGGAGACATCGGTGCAATGAGGAGATGACATGGCAATCAAGTGAAGAAATAACAGAGGCATCAGTTAAACCGACGGTGCAAAAGAAGACATCGGTGTAAGAGTGTTGTGATTACTCAGTACTTATATTTTGGTTCCAGAAGGGTTCCCAAGCAAAGTCTTTAGCACCGATTAAATCGACGGTCATTGGTGCAACGACGTCAGCAGAAGATGGCAGTTGGAGTTAAACGGCTAGTAGGTAGGCTGAgtgtgaccggttaaaccgacggtggcgaccggtttaaccgacgctttatgCTTTTTATGGAAAAAGCATCTAACGGTCAGGGGTTAGgagtggatctctagcctatataaggcctCACCCCGGATCATTTGAGGTTGCTGGAGTTCGTGAGAAGCTACGTACACTCTGAAAAAGTTCTCCAAGCCACCCAAGAACTTATTGATCATATTCTTAGGATTAGCACAAGCTTTCAGAGTGTTAGTGTTAGGATTAGcttagagagagtgagagagcaaggCGTTGATGCTTTGTGtgctggttcttgagtgaaccaGAAGTTGTATCTCGGTGTGCCGGCCCCTTGGAGTTCTGGTGGCTCgtcggcaagtcatcgaccctcCGGCTTAGTGTGGAGTGGCGACGACAGCTTTATGCGGGGGACATGGAGACCCCCTTCCTTCACGGAGAAGCTCCTTAGTGGAGACGATATCGAGATGACTGGGGACTTGACTCATCTTGGTGGCGAGTCAAGAAGAGTTCCGGAAGAGACTCGGTGACCAGAAAGCAATACTCTTAGTGAGTACTTCAATAGAGTGGACTAGAGATGGCCTTGTGCCTAccgataccacgggataaatcttcGTGTTGAGAGTTTGCTTCCCCTAATCTCCTTCTTTTAAGCTTCCGCATTTCCTATTGCAATCTTGTGTGCATTTACATTCTTAATGCAGTATCTTGCTAGGATTAGttataggttgcaaaactcttTGGGATGAGATTTTCATACTAGTTGGACCttagttgcacatctagatgATAGATTATATTTTGTGGTAAGTAGTTCGAGCCATAGGTTAAGATTTTAAAATAGACTAATtcaccccctccccctcctagGCTACGAGCACCGATTTTTTTCGCTCGCCAACTTGAATATGAAGGGTTGTTCCATAAAAACCAGCTCATACTTAGACAAGAGATGGCGCTCTAAAATAATAACCCGTCTTTGCGTAGGGAATGTTTCTTGTATGTGCATGACATTAGGTTAATTTGATACATTCTGCCATCGGCGTATCCCGCATCAGTAAACCATGCTCATTATGGTTGTAGGTAGTTTTATTTTCTGAAAGAGTACTGGATAACTGCTATCGATCAAAGTTGGAAAAGTTAGCTTTGCACATGTAGCGACTTTCCTGTTAATCTCTTATTGCTTTACCTCTGAGGCTCTGATCCAATCAAAAAATGGTGTAGGAACTGCGTTGTATCCTTCCTTGCTCAGAAAGTGTAATGTGAACTGTCTTTAGTTGCTGGATCAATTTGTAAGGTTACTAACTTTCCATCTGAACATTGACCGCATTTCCTCTACTGTCCCATAGCCTCAGGATCCTCAGCCGTCAGCACTGAATATTTGAGGACAGCTCAGTTTGAGACTTGGTGGTTCAGAATGGTGACCTAACAGGTCAGTCCGTGGGCGCCGCCTCAACGTCCGTCGAGTCGTCGACCGTGCAGCCCGGTGGCTCGGTAGGCGTTTACACGCCACATCTACAATGCGGCGTCCCGTCTCTGGGCACGGAGCGCTCTCGACCGCCGGCCAGCGCGAGGTGATGCgggaagagggagggaagaTCTAGCGCTGGTCCATTCGCGACGACGAAGCGGCCGTTGCCGGAGCCGGACGGGATAGGGCGCCAGCCATGGAGCCGAGGACCCGCAGGGATTATTTTACAAAATAATATTCTAACTTAGGGGTTTTTATGAAAATAATCGGATCAAGCGGTTTtgaatcgcgatccgatttaaGGGGGTATGTGTAATTATTTGGATCGATATTAAAAATACAGATCCATTTCAGGGGGGTTTCTGGAAACTTCTGCACCGCCACCTCCTGCGGCGGCCACGGCGGGCCCGCCGGCCCCGAGGCCCAGCGAGCCCACGTCGGTGCTCAGGCCGCTGCAGCCGCTTCATCTCCTCCGCCCAGGTCGCTCGGTTCTCCATCCCCAAGCTACTGTCGGTACTTGGATGAGGAAGAACAAGGAGATGGCCATGGCCATGGACACTCACGCCGCGAGCTCGGGCATTGGAGGAACAGCGTCCGCGATAGCGTGGCCGAAGACGCCATGTCTGTGACCTTCCATATCCTCCGGTCGCTTACGTCGGTGGTGAGTGGTGACCTCTACAAGGTTGCTGACTGATCGATCTACTCCGGTGAGGGCGCCATGGGCGAAACCGATGCTCTATCGCCATGGGCAGGGACTTActattgccgccgccgccggtcggCGGCGCCTCCGACGAAGTGAACACCTCGTCGTGGCCGGAGATGGTCGGCAGCCACCTGATGAACACGGTCGCCGTCATCGAGTCGCAGAGGCCGGACGGgtaaggaggcggcggctgccaTCTGGTCGCGGGAATTTGATGTAGGGATGCGACACGGCCGGGGACTCGCGGAGGTCGCCctaattttctttttttgaCAGACACATACGCAAAGTAAAGTTCCATTGCTTACCTTTTTTTTTCATCCAGCAGACCTCAACAAAAATTACACAAACCGATCCACACAAACGTACACAAGTAGTAGACAACAGGAGCGAACCAACCTAACAATGACAATCTAACCGCTCAAAGGAGGGAAACGGTCGCATGACTTTGACAGGCAGAACCACACTTGAGAGGAGGCAGCGTGCACGTAGTAGAAGCCACTGTTCGTGGCACGTCGCACATCCAGGACTTACGCAGCTGCCGCGGTGGTGGTCGGGATCACAAAGGCTCCCTGCTGCGGCGCCTCCTCCGGTGGCGCGGCGACGTAGCCGGCGAGGTCCCGCGGCTTGACGTGCACGCGGAGGCCGTTCTTCATGAAGAGCGTGAGCGACATCTTCTGCTCCACCTTATGCCCCGGGACGAGCTCCACCGAGTGGCGCAGCAGCACGGCCGACGCGATGGACTTCATCTGCAGGTAGGCCAGGTCCTTGCCGAGGCACGTCCTCGGCCCGCCGTTGAACGCCACGAAGCGGTACGCGTCCTTGGCCGGCTCGAACCGGGTCCCGTCAGCCGACAGCCATCGCTCTGGCCGGAACTCGGCGCAGTCCTTGCCCCATATGCTCTCCATCCTCCCAACAGAGTAGATGGAGTAGGTGATCGCCGAGCCGGCCGGCACGACGGTGCCGTCCGGCAGCACGTCGTCCGCCACCACGTACTTGGAGTCCTGCGGCACCGACGGGTACAGCCGCAGCGTctccgccagcgccgccttGAGGTACACGAGGCGGTCCAGCTCGTCGAAGTCCAGCGGCTCCTCGGTCCACCTCCCGGCGTCGTCGCCCCGCGTCTCCCTGAGCACGGACGCGATCTCCATGACCACCCTGCGCTCGACGTCGCGGCGCTGCATGAGCATCCAGAAGAACCAGCTGAGCGCGACGGAGGACGTGTCGCGCCCGGCAAGCACGAAGTTGAGCGCGATCCACTGGAGCACGTCCTCCGGGAATGCCCTGCCGTTGCCGTCGCGCTTCTTCATGAACCTGGACAGCAGGTCGTCCGACGGCGTCGCCTTGCGCGCCGCGATGGCCTCCGTCATGTACTGGTCCACGATCGCGAGGCTCTCGCGGAGGTTCCGCTCGCTCCCGACGCCGAGCGCCTTCTTGATGCGCCACAGGAAGCTGGGGAACAGGAACCTCTGCAGCGTCGCCTCGGTGGCGGAGTCGAAGGCGTTGGCGAAGGGGTTCTCCTGCAACCCCGGAGACAGTGTCTCGGGGTCCTTGCCGAAGGTGAGGCCGCAGATGTTGTCGAAGGTGAGGCGCAAGAGCAGGTCCTGGAGGTCAACGCTCGCCGCGGCGTCGCAGTGGTCGGCGAGGATGCCCCAGAGGCGGTACTTGATGATGCGGTTGGCCCAGCGCGCCATCGCCTGGCGCAAGGTCCGCGTGGTGAACTCGAGCGCCGCCGTCTTGCGCTGGAGCAGCCACGTCTCGCCGTCGGAGTTGAAGATGCCCTGGCCGAGGAGGTCGTGGAACGCCGCCTGCCACATGGGGCCCTTGGGGTAGTTGTCGAAGCGCGCGCGCAGGATGTGCTCCAGGTTTCGCGGGTTGCACGTGACGGTCACCAGGCCCTGGCGCCGCGCGAGGAACGGCAGCGGCAGGGTGCACGTCTGGTACGTGGCCGCCTCCCCCGTGGCGCGCAGGTTGTCGACGATCCAGTCGTGGACGCGCGCCCGGTTCAGCACGACGCTGGGCAGGCTGCCGACGAGCGGCCACATCCGCGGCCCCGACAGCCTCCGCGTCAGCGCCCAGAACCACACCATGTACGCCGAgaccagtgccgccgccgccgccgccgcggcgtaaGGGTGGAAGTGCAACACACCGGCGGCATCCAGTACCGTGGCCATGCCGGTGCGTTTTAAGCTTGCAACCTCACCTGGTGGTAACAGCACCGTGGCGATATAATTAGGAGGGCTTGGTTTAGGCGCTGCGATTAAGAAATGGCGCTGCTCTTGGTGAGTTGGGAAATGTGTTTGGCGCCCTCGCGTATATATATCCTCTGCGCCCCAAGTTTAAATGTGGTTCAGTCTCGCAAGATTTTGAATTCGTCGCGGGCAAATAAAATGCGTTGCTCTTGTCCATACTTCTTGCCTTGGTGGCCGTTCTGCTCAACAAGAATCTTTAGCAATGCTGCTCACTTCAGCGAACGTGCTGGCAGCGACTAAACTAATCGCGGTTGGTGCCTTTTTTTTGTTTCAAGAGTGTAACGGAAAGTAAGGAGCGCTGTAGGTATTGGACACTGGTTTTGCTGCAGAAAATTCAGGGTGCGTGTTGCCTTGAAGAGCTCTCGCTTTCTTTCTTGCTACTGCGAGCTACCGGGATGGTTGCCCATACTTTAACCAATCCATTTCGTCAAATGCTTCACCTTTCACGTACTAGAACCATGCAATGCTCCCAACATCGACTTGGCAGCAATAGTTGGTGAGAAATATCTCGCTAACAAGCTGCTCACCCAACAAATTAAACAAGAAAGGAAAACTAAATGGACATAAGGCCAAATTCATTTATGAGAGGTTTCATTTCCATCACATTCCTGTTATGACTAGTGCGTTTTGAGTGTGTGTTATTGGTCTTTTAAGGACCTTCTAGTTGATGAATCCAAATGGTGCTATATGCCAAAACAAAAATCAATCAACCTTTTTTTATTATCTTAATTGTTTTGGAACAGTAAGTCTTTCTTATCTCCTTTTGGCTTTGGCAATTTCAAGTTCTTAGCAACTTAAGCCTCTAAGTTCAAAACCTTTTTCTATAAGAAATTATTAATAAATAGAGGTTCAGATTAATTGTATACTATTGAAAAGTTCGGAAATAGTAACTACCGAGCAGTATAGGTATGGTACTATGGGAAAATATATGACATCAGGATTCATTTCATTTGGACTATCTTTCTATTTTCATATCTTCATTTTCATTTAGGCTGCTATTTAATGACATCAGGATGCATTTAGGATTCATGCTAATGCCGGGTTCAGTTACATCTTCATATCTTTTAAACTAATTGCGGTACAACAAGGACATGCAAATGCAGAGGCAGGAATGAACCATTCGAAGTTCAGATGCATAACAGTTCAGCAGATTTTTCTCAACCTCAGTGCTGAACCATACTAAGATGATGCAAAGGCAGCCAAAAAAATAACTATGATATAAGTGTGTGTCTGAAACTATGCAATTTCAGTTCCCAACAAAATTCCTATTTGCACATTCTGTTGCAAATTTCAGTACTGATTCACGGAAACAAGAAGAACGTTAGCAGAGTAGGACTTTTGCAGGTAGTGAGACGACCTCATTAAGCTGCTGATAAAACGTTAGTGGCAGCAAGTGAAGATTGTACATATCAGAAGATATTCATCAGTTGTGATACGTCACCACATTGTAACAATGATGCGAATGCAAGATTGTCAATATTGCACCATATAAATATACCAACTGCAAGTGATCGATCTTAGGATAGAAACTCATGGGAGTGTGATTAAAAACATGTAAATTATAACTCCCTACGCATATTAGCCCTCCATACATGTTGTCTCTCCAAATAGTGGAAAGCATCTAGTAGCTTTTGAAGTTGATTGAGCAATTTCatttcgagaaaaaaaaatgttCGAGCAATTGAGTAAACTTCTTTTCCTGAGCAAGGAGGGCGGAGGGATAAAGTTCAGTTTTGACACCACTATCTATTTTTCCCCTTCTGAAAGTTCATCTCGACACACCACTGGCATTTATTTTACCAGAGGTAAAGGAGTATTTCCAATGTCGTTACATTAACAGTACAAAAGTATCCTGACTTACATGAATAATCGATATCAGTTCTttcaaaaacaaaacaaaacagaAAGCTGCTAACAATACTTCACAAGCAGGCTATTACGGTTACAAATGCAGGAAACTAATGCTAATTCCACAGGACGCATATGAATTCAGTGAAATTGCTGTGCAATACACTTTACATCTACAGAAACAATCCTTATGCCAAGACTGCTATTGTTTGAGTAGCAGATACAGTTCAGTAATTCTGCAAACATTGCAATTCAGATATTAATCCAGCCACTCTACATGTTTGGACCAAAATTTTACTATCTCAAATTCAGCAAATTAGCACCACAGAACTTCTGCTCACGAACACCACTGGTTACCTAACTGCATATGTGTTCCAGAAATGTCAGCACCAATGCTCGAACGTGAATCAAGGGAGTAGGATTCCAGGCTCCTAAAACAAGCAGTACCAGCTTAAGCATAGTAGTACGAGGTAGCACCGGCATCTGGTTAAATCCCGTACCGGACAAGCTACGGGCCAAGCCGCCATGGCTGAGCTCGCACGTCAAGTGAAGCGCGCGTCCGCTAGCTCCGGTGGTGGGGAGGGCCACGATCCGGCCTCCTTTCCAAGTCGTTGCTGCGGTAATCAGGGGCGAGGATCTTAAATCTGAACCTGGGGATTGAACTGGGAATGGGGATTCCGGCCGGAGTCTGGATGCTGGCGGCGGCCACCGGCCGGGAAGACGAGCTGCCGATAACAACCAGGACAGTCGCCctttattttaaaaaataaggGTTTTTTttaatattcggatcgcgattattaatcgcgggGTGTTATTTGAAAATGTTAGGGTTCTATTTATAAATATTGATTACTAATCCGAATTAGGGGATTATTTGTAAATATTTGACCTGCGACCAGGGAGTTTTCTGTAAATCTTGTGAGAAACACACCGGCGATCTCCGCGAGTACCCCCACCGTCTCGCATCCCTTGCTCGCCCTCTGTCGAATTCCCGCCCCCagatggccgccgccgcctccttaccccctcccgcgccgccgctgcctgtcACGGCAGCCCCTCGGGACTCGCCACTTCGGGAGATGCGATGATGCCCGGTGCCCGGAGACGAGAGGCTGCCGCATTGTAGATTTGTAGATTTGGAGTGTAACCACCTACCGGGCTAACGGCTGCAGGGTCGCCGATCGGTGAGGCGGCGCACGCGGACTGCCTTGGCGCGCGGTGACCTGTTAGCTCACCATTCTGAACCTCAAGAGTCTCAAACTGAGCTGTCCTCAAGTATTCAGTGCTGACGGCTAAGGATCATTACAAAATTGATCCAGCAACTAAAAACTGTTCACATTACACTTCAGAGCAAGGAAGGACACGATGCGGTTCCAACGCCATTTCTTTGATTGGATCACCGTGCCATTTCTTTGATTGGGTCAGAGGTAAAGCAATAACAGGAAAGTTGCTACATGAACCTGTGCAAAACTAACTTTCTAAATTTGATCAATAGCAGTAATCCAGTACTCTTTGATAAAATAAAACTATCTGCAAGGCTACAACCATAATGAGCATGGTTATTGGTTACTGATGCGGGAAACGCTGATGGCAGAATGTATCAGAAATTCAGAATTCACCTAATGTCATGCACATATAAGAAAGGGACATTCCCTACGCAAGACAAGCTACTATGATTTTAGAGCGCCATCTCTTGTTCAAGTATGACCAAATCGGTGAGGTAGTCATGGAACTACTTTATACAAGACACTACTGAACTGCTTATGAGTTCTAAAAATGTCATTACTGTTCTGTACATATGAATGACAGTCTGAAATAGGGGCATATGATTATATGAACTGATCAGCAGGATGTCAATACATAAATAGCGTCCCATTTCAGTTGCACAGTATTCAGTGACGCATCGTGTCACTGAAAAAAATTACGCACTATGACCAGCTGGTTTAATAGGAGAGTAAATGGATACTGAACGAGCAGAAATCGTAGCACATTCAGACTGATGATATCAATGATGAGTCAAATTCAAGTATTAATTTTGTTTCCACTAAAAGTCCTTTTTGGAAAGTCAGTTTTGGGATAAAAATCACAAATACTTAGCACAGAATAAACTTGAACTATAATCCCTAACTTCCACTATTTCAAACAGGCCTTAAATCCTAGTAAGGACAGTTGGACCTTGATCTCAGATCACCAATAAAATACTAGTACGAACAGTCATAAGAAAGTAATGGAACCTTGTATCTGAACTATTGAGGCTCATGGCTTGATGAAACTATCGGGACAACATACGGGAATTAGTGGAACACTGGATTCGGCTTAGTAATTCTGCTGATTTGGACATACCAATGGATTGATCTGTCATCTCGGTATGGTTATGCATGGACGACTTAAATGAACATTTCCCTTCTCCCTcttaaaaggaaaaaaaagctGCAGCATACGAGGCCAACCTGAACTTTGATCTACCTTAAACCTGAATAATACAGCAGGATTGACTAGTTGCCGTATGCAACCAAACAGATAGGATCAGCTGATCGGACAGCGCGACGGATCAATCGATGAGACACCCATCATTAATTCTCAGCGGTCGGAAATGGTCGGTCGACGAACCTAGCTAGCCCGTCAGTATTGTTATTACTACTCCCTCCATCTCAAATTGCAGGTCGTTTTAAcaaatatagatatatatagatCTTGCTATGTATTTGTAGATACATTGTGTCTATATAAATAGCAAAATTTAGATATCTTAATTTGCCAAAAtaaactataatttggaacgaacAGAGTACCATAATTAATATGATTAGTTGTGCTCCGTCCATCAGTAGCTAATACAAATGGCTTCCTCTTACAGCATACTATTTCAGAAAGAGACAGGATGATGAATGATCACACTCTTCCATGAGGATTCTCCATGTGGCGTCCCCTGCAGTTACACTATGCGCACAAGCCAACTAGGAACCAGCTGACCTAGACAACGCGATCGGTTTCAGTTGCTTGTCTCAGGTCGTACAGTATGCGCGGGCCTTTTTGACGCAGCTATCTCTATATATTCTTCATTGTGGAGTACATGCATATATAAGTCAAAGACTCAGAGGACATACGTTACCTGAAGGCACTCTGCCTGCCCCGGCCGCGGTGGACGCAGGCACGCAGCTGCAAGCTCCGGCCAGAGATCGCCCGGTAAGCAGCTAGAGCACAATCAAATTAAGCATGCCTACTGATTATCGATTTTAATTTGGTCGCCCTGCCATCCTCAGTTTCGAATTTTCGATCGATCTTTAATTTCTTTCCTTCTTGTGTGTCTCATTTCAGTGCTTCATCGCCACCTGAGACTGCGCAGAGAcatgaccggcggcggcgtACGGAAGAAGAGTGGGATCACCAAGCTGCTGGTGCTCTTGCTGTTTTTCGCGAGCGCCATCGTGGCGCTGCTCGTCGGCGGCAACGGCTGCTGCGTCATCGTCCAAGTGGCAGTGCTGCCACGGATCATTCCAGTTTCCCTTCG
Protein-coding sequences here:
- the LOC112894279 gene encoding cytochrome P450 86A1-like, whose amino-acid sequence is MATVLDAAGVLHFHPYAAAAAAAALVSAYMVWFWALTRRLSGPRMWPLVGSLPSVVLNRARVHDWIVDNLRATGEAATYQTCTLPLPFLARRQGLVTVTCNPRNLEHILRARFDNYPKGPMWQAAFHDLLGQGIFNSDGETWLLQRKTAALEFTTRTLRQAMARWANRIIKYRLWGILADHCDAAASVDLQDLLLRLTFDNICGLTFGKDPETLSPGLQENPFANAFDSATEATLQRFLFPSFLWRIKKALGVGSERNLRESLAIVDQYMTEAIAARKATPSDDLLSRFMKKRDGNGRAFPEDVLQWIALNFVLAGRDTSSVALSWFFWMLMQRRDVERRVVMEIASVLRETRGDDAGRWTEEPLDFDELDRLVYLKAALAETLRLYPSVPQDSKYVVADDVLPDGTVVPAGSAITYSIYSVGRMESIWGKDCAEFRPERWLSADGTRFEPAKDAYRFVAFNGGPRTCLGKDLAYLQMKSIASAVLLRHSVELVPGHKVEQKMSLTLFMKNGLRVHVKPRDLAGYVAAPPEEAPQQGAFVIPTTTAAAA